From Arachis stenosperma cultivar V10309 chromosome 2, arast.V10309.gnm1.PFL2, whole genome shotgun sequence, one genomic window encodes:
- the LOC130961562 gene encoding CBL-interacting serine/threonine-protein kinase 9-like, whose protein sequence is MMEQLKKEISTMKMVQHPNVIKIYEVMASKTKIYIVLELIKGGELFDKIARKGRLEENEARSYFHQLINAVDYCHSRGVYHRDLKPENLLLDKHDILRVSDFGLSTFVQREDKLLHTTCGTPNYVAPEVIHNGGYDGSAADIWSCGVILFVLIAGYLPFDEPNQIALFRKIEKAEYVFPPWFSKEAKKLLSRILDPNPLTRIKISEILQDEWFRKGYKPPIFKEEEEINTDDVTAAFDDSRENLVTETKEKPASLNAFELISRSKTFNLESMFEQKSLGMVKRETHFTSQCPPNEIMSKIEEAAKPLGFNVHKHNYKMKLQGDKSGRKGHLSVATEVFEVAPSLHVVELRKTGGDTLEFHKFYKSFSSGLQDIVWHSEENKIDEE, encoded by the exons ATGATGGAACAG CTGAAGAAGGAAATCTCTACGATGAAGATGGTCCAACATCCCAACGTTATCAAAATTTATGAG GTGATGGCAAGCAAAACAAAGATTTACATTGTCTTAGAGTTGATCAAGGGAGGAGAACTATTTGACAAAATT GCCAGAAAAGGGAGACTAGAAGAAAATGAAGCAAGAAGCTATTTTCATCAATTAATCAATGCAGTTGATTATTGCCACAGTAGAGGAGTTTATCATAGAGATTTGAAG CCTGAAAATCTTCTTCTGGACAAACATGATATTCTTAGAGTTTCAGATTTTGGATTGAGCACATTCGTACAGCGA GAGGATAAACTTCTGCACACTACCTGCGGAACCCCTAATTATGTTGCACCTGAG GTGATCCATAATGGAGGTTATGATGGTTCTGCAGCTGATATATGGTCTTGTGGAGTCATTCTCTTTGTACTCATTGCTGGATACTTGCCTTTTGATGAACCAAATCAAATTGCACTCTTCAGAAAA attgaaaaggctgaGTATGTTTTTCCACCGTGGTTTTCCAAGGAGGCAAAGAAACTACTAAGTCGCATTCTTGATCCAAACCCTCTCACA AGGATAAAAATTTCAGAAATATTACAAGATGAATGGTTTAGAAAAGGATACAAACCACCAATATttaaagaggaagaagaaataaaTACAGACGATGTGACTGCTGCTTTTGATGATTCCagg GAAAATCTGGTGACAGAGACAAAAGAGAAACCGGCCTCACTGAACGCTTTTGAGCTCATTTCAAGATCAAAGACCTTTAACCTTGAAAGTATGTTTGAGCAGAAATCACTA GGAATGGTAAAGAGAGAAACACATTTTACCTCACAGTGCCCTCCAAATGAAATTATGTCTAAAATTGAGGAAGCTGCCAAGCCTCTTGGATTCAATGTTCACAAGCACAATTATAAG ATGAAGTTGCAAGGTGATAAGAGTGGAAGGAAGGGTCACCTTTCAGTGGCTACTGAG GTTTTCGAGGTAGCACCCTCCTTGCACGTGGTGGAATTGCGAAAAACAGGGGGAGATACATTGGAGTTTCACAAG TTCTACAAAAGCTTTTCATCAGGGTTGCAAGACATAGTGTGGCATTCTGAAGAGAACAAAATTGACGAGGAATGA